GGGCCAGCCAGGCTGCGGCTGGCCGGAGGGAGGGCACCACGGTCTCGACGCCGTAGCGCTCCACAAAGAGCAGGTCCCAGACCGCTTGCCGCGGGCAACCGGCCTGCAGCAGGCGGTGCAGCCATTGGGCGGTGAGGTACTCCTGGGTGCCGCGATGGTGAAACCGGATCCGGTCATAGGTGGCCGGCGCGAAGATCCCCCGGCGCAGCAGGGCGTTGCGCTCGGCGTCGGTCCAGTCCAGCACCGCAGCGGGGTCTACGGCACCGGCGGCCAGGGTGGGGTCCGGCTCGTGGCCCGGGGCGCGGATGGTGAAGGACCTGGCCAGGGTGAGGGCCGCGGCCAGACGCTCTGCACCCTGGCGGGCCTTGGCGGCCGCCAAGTGCTGGTTGTCGGGCCGGTACTTGTCTTCTTCGGCCAGCTTGCGGGCGACCCCGTGCTCAGTCATCTCGGCCAGGGAACCGAACTGGCCGTGGTGATCCCGCCAGTAGGCGACCAGATCCAGGAGATCGCCCGGCCGCTCGGCCAGGGCGTCGAGACCCTGCTGCTCGACCGCCGTCACGAAGGCATCGGGCTGCTGGACCTCGTTGGCTGCAGCGAGTTGGCGTCGCTGTGCGGCAGCCAGCGGCACCAGCCGCACCACCAGCAGGGCTTCCGCGTCCGGCACCTGTTCGTCCGCCCCTCTTGGCGGCCCGGTCCGCCGGCTCTCCTTGAAGACGGGGTCGAGGAGAGCGGCATCGGGATCGTCCTGTTCCGTCGCTATGGGCCTTACCGGCACAGGCAGAAGCTCTTCGATGGCCGCCCGGTCCGCCTGTCCCCGCCAGTCGCTGGCTCGGCAGGAGAGATAGACCCGGATCCGTTCCATTTGCCCGTTCACTGCGCGCCGGAAGCACTTCAGGGCCTTCCGCAGTTCTTTGCGGTTGAGGCGCGCCTCGTCCACCGAGTCCAGGAAGAACCACGCATCTGCCGTCGCCATCCCGTCCCGCCAGCGCCGGAACAAATCCACGACTCGTGGCTCCAGCGCATTCTCAAAGACGTCGTCGGCGAGGTCCTCAATGGTGACAAAAAAGGCCGCCTGCCCCTGGGATTCCAAGGACTTGGCCTGATGCCGGAGCTCTTCCGTCTTGCCACTGGCAGCCTCTGCCAGCAGCACGACGCGGCGCCGCTTCAGGAGGTCAGGCCAGTCCAGCCAGCCACCGTACTTCCGCCCCCAACGGGGGTCGAAGTCAAGGGCGGCCTCCTCGTCCTTGTCCAGGGGCACGAAACTGCGATGGAGATCGACGAATGGCATACGAAAGCGGAGCCTCCTGCGACACAGGATGAGTCTCGGTCGTCCGGATGGCAATATTTTTTGTGTAGAAATTGCATTATTTGTGCAATAATCGGCCTGAAAAAGTCAACAGACCCTTTCGAGGCCCACCATGCTTCTGGAATTCAGCGTCGCCAACTTCCGTTCCTTCTGGCAGACCCAGGCCCTGCAGATGACCGCCGGCCCTGGTCGCGAGCTGCGAGAGAGCAACTGCTTTTCCTCGCAGGTGCCTGGAGTGCCGAACCTCTTGCGCTCGGTTGTCCTCTATGGTCCGAACGCCGGCGGCAAGAGCAACCTGATCCGGGCCATGGACTTCATGAAGCAGTTCGTGTTGGGCTCGGCCAAGGAGGGGCAGGAGGGGGAGCCGATCCCGGTGCAGCCGTTCCTCTTTCATCCTGAGGCGTCCAGCCGCGCCAGCGAGGTCCAGGTGCTGGTGATCCAGGATGGGGTGCGGTACCAGTATGGATTCGCGGCCACCCGGGAACGGGTGACGGCCGAATGGCTGCTGGCCTTTCCTGGGGGGCGGCCCCAGCGTTGGCTGGACCGGCGGTATGATCCGGCGACCGGGAAGGAGAGCTGGCACCTGGGCAACAAGTTGACCGGGCCCAAGCGGCTCTGGCAGGAGGCCACCCGGCCCAATGCCCTGTTCCTGTCCACCGCGGTACAGCTCAATGCCTTGGCGCTCAAGCCCCTGTTCCACTGGTTCCGGGAGCTGGCGGTCATTCCCCACGGCGTCCTCGTCGATCCGGTGTTCAGCATCGAGCAGTGCCAGGACGAGGCGATCCGGCAGCGGGTGGTGGCCTTCCTCAATGCCGCTGACCTGAGCATTGCCGACGTTCGTCTGGAGAAGCGGCCATTTTCGCCGGAGGATCTGCCCGCGGACCTGCCCGCCGACCTCCGCGAACAGGTGCGGCAGGAGCTGGAGGGCAAGAAGCTGGTGCGGGTTCAGCTTCTGCACCCGGTTCCTGGGGGCCATGGAACCGTGTCCTTGCCGTTGGGCGAGGAATCGGATGGCACGCGCAAGCTTTTTGCCTATGCCGGGCCCTGGCTCGACATCTTGGCCAGTGGCCGGATCGCCTTCGTGGACGAGCTTGATAACAGCCTGCATCCGGCCATCGTCCGGTTCCTGCTGCGGCGCCTCCATGACCCGGCTGCCGGTTCCCAGGGAGGCCAGGTGATCTTCTCTTCCCACGACACCTCGATTCTGGACCCTGAGGTGTTGCGGCGGGACCAGATCTGGTTTGTGGAGCGGGATGCCGCCTCTGCCTCCTGCCTGCGTCCACTTTCCGATTTCAGTCCCCGCAAGGGCGAGGCCCTGCAAAAAGGGTATCTGCGGGGCCGTTACGGCGGCTTGCCCTATCTCAGCGAGATTCCGGCTTGATGGGGGCGCATTAGAGGAGGCTGGACCATGCATCTCGTTTCGGCACAGGAAATCAAACGGCGGGGCATCGCCGCTGTGGATGATCTGCTTGCCACCGGCGATGTTCACGTTATTCGGAACAATCGACTCCAGTATGTGGTGCTCTCCGAGGACCGCTACCAGGAGCTGCTCGCCGCTGAGGAGGAGGCCTGCCAGGCCCGACTCCGTGCCTCCCTGGAGGACTACCAGGCCGGCAGGACTACCCGCGGGACGGCCGAGGCGTTGAGCAAGGCGTTGGATCTGGAAGACTGACCGCACCGGTCGTAGGCTCATTCCCTTCCCTCCTGTCCCTTCACCTCCACCTGAATCCTTCCCACCACGTCCACCAGGGGCGCCAGCTCTTTGATGGTCTCGCCGGCCAGGAGCTTCAGGTGGGTGGCGTCCGCCACCGGCTGGCCGAAGGTGGGATCCACCGGCTGCCAGCTGCTATCGAGAAAGACCTCGGTCCAGGTGTGATAGAGAAAGCCTGCGAAGTCCTCGCTGTAGGTGATGCCGTTCACCACCCGGCAGGGGATGTCCAGGGCCCGGGCCAGGGCGGCGAAGAGGAGGGCGTGGCCCTGGCATTCGGCCTTGCCGCCGGCCAGGACATCCAGGGCGGAGAAGACATCCACCGGCTCCCGGGCGATGTGGGAGGCGATCCAGGCCAGGAGGCGGTCGATCTGCCGGCAGGGGTCGGTTTCCGAGCCGGCGACCTCCCGGGCCAGGGCCTGGATGGCCGGGTGGCTGTTGGGGGCGGCGTTGGTGGGGAAGAGCGCCCAGCGGGCCTCCTCGGGCCAGGTGTCGGGCGATGCCGGCCGGCAGGGACGAGCGGCCGGCCGGCGGAGGCGGCAGCGGACCGCGGCCGCCTCCGGGGTGCAGGTCTGGGTGCTGTCGCTGGGCAGGGTCAGGGTGGCCGGCAGGCCGGTCACCAGCATCTCCAGCTCGGTGGTGGCCCGGGGCTGGGGGATAGGCGGCTCGGTGCGGATGAGGCTGAAATCGATGAAGGCCTCGGCCTTGGACAAGGCGGCCTCGGCCAGATACCGGCGCGCCACGGCTTCGTCCTCCAGGCCGGCGATGAGCACCCCGCCCAGGGCCAGCTCCAGCTGCGGCCGGCCCTGGGTGTCGAGCCAGGTCTCGACGCTCTGGCCCAGGGCCTGGGTGCGGATCCGGCAGGCCTGGCCAAAAAACAGCTCGGAGGTCTCCCAGCCGAAGATCTCCTGCCGCACGGTTGCCACGGTCCGGGCCTCGGCGTGGTAGGCGGCAAACTCGTAGACCCGGCCGGGAACAAGGTCGTGGAGCAGCGGATAGAGGTAGGTGCCGCTGGCCGGATAGAGAGCGGCCGGTGCGGGGTGGCGCTCCTCCTCCACGCCAGCGCCGCTTTCCACCCGCACCGTGAGCGTATCCCCCTCCAGAAGGCCGTCCTGGATCAGGGTGTGACCGTCCAGGTTGAAGTCGTAATGGAAGGAGACCAGGGACAGATCGGGCCGGACCAGATCCTGCGCCTTGAGGGTGATCCGCTTGTCCAGCATGAGGAGGCGAAAGGCAAGAGCCATCTCCGAGCGGATCTCATAGAGGCCGGGCTCGGCCGCCGGCGCCATGGCCAGGTGGGAGAAGCCGATCCTGGCGCCGTTGAAGACGAGGCCGCACCAGTATTCCCGGTAGGGCCAGTGGGCCAGGTCCGGGCGGGCCGGGGCGGCCGGGGTGGTGGCAGGCTGGAAGTAGAGCCCGGCGCAGCCGGTGCAGGCGAGGAGGACCAGGCCCAGGAGGAGACGGCGAGCCGGACGCATGGACAGCAACCCGAGGCCCAGGATCAGAGCCATGGCGCCCGGACTAGGGGGTCTCGTCGCCGCGCAGCCCCTTGACCGCTCGCAGCACCCGTGCGTCGTCCTGATGCTTGGGGCTGTCGATGGCGCTCTTGATGGCGAGAAGGCCGTCCAGGTCGATCCAGCTGGCTGGACTTTCCCCATAGCGGCATTCGACCCGCCGGCGCCATGCTCCGGGAAAATCCAGAGTACCCACCGACAGGAGCAGGTCGATCCGGTTGGGAGCGACTCCTATTTGGAGGATCTGGTCCCGATCCTCGGGCAGGAGCAGGGTTGGGCTGCCGAATTCGGCCAGCGCCAAGTTGGCTCGGGCGATGTTGTCCGGAGCGGGGTCGACCCAGACATCCATGTCCTTGGTGTAGCGAGGCTTGGCGTGAAAGATGAAAGCCAAGCCGCCGATGATGAGATAGCGCACCTGGTGCTTGTGCAGGAGGGCCAGGAGATCCTCGAAGTCCTGGATAGCTTCCATCAGGCCTCCTCCCGGGAGTCTTGGCCGCGGGCGGCCATGGCGCGGGCCACGTCCCGGTGCAGGGCCACCAGGGCGGACAGCCGGGCCTGGGCACCCTGGCGCTGCCAGTAAAGAAGATCCCAGCGCTCGGCATCGGCGAAATCCTGGGCCCGGTGGACCTCCATCCTCAGCCGGCGCGCGGCCGTCCGTTCCTCCAGGGTCATGATGGCACCTCCTGTGGTCAGCCGAGTCCTGTGCGCCTCTTGATACCGCAGGCCTGCCGGTGTCTGCAACCGGGAAGCGCCGGGCTCCGAGGGTCAGCGGGCGGTCATGAGCAGATAGCCCATGAGGCCGATGCCCAGGGCGGCGACCAGGGCGTTGACCGCTACGCCGAAGCAGGGGCGGTAGCCGGCCGGGATCTCGGCCGGCTGCAAGGTCTTCAGGACCCGCCGGTACTGGACGATGGACAGGACGGCGGCAACCAGGCCCAGGGCCACGAAGGCGATGCCCACCCCGATGGAGACATCCCGCTCCAGCGGGCTCGGCCGGTCAGGAGCCGCGACGTGCATGTAGAGGCCGGAGCGCTCGATGACAAAGCCGAAGGCCATGAGGGTGAGGCTGGTCCGGTTCCAGGCCAGGAGGGTACGCTCGGCGGCGAAGAAGACCCGGGGGTCGTGGAGGTCGGACATGGCATTCCTCCTACAGCACCTGCAGGCCGTCGTCCAGGATGGTCAGCCGCTCGCCACCCGCCTCGCTCACCGCGAAGGTGTTCTCGATGCCCACCACGCCCTGGCCCGGGAAGAGGAACTTGGGCTCCACCGCCAGCGTCTGCCCGGCCCGGAGCGGCTCCCGGAAGCGGGGGGCGAGGACCGGCAGCTCGTCAAGCTCCAGGCCGACGCCGTGGCCGACGAAGCGGGCCGCCTCGCCGGGCGGGCCCATGAAACGATCCGCCAGTCCGGCCTCGGCGGCCATGGCCAGCGCCCCCTGGTACAGATCCTCCGGCACCTGGCCGGGCCGCAAGCGCTGGGCGATCCAGTCCTGGATGGCCAAGGCCACCTGGAAGGCCCGCATGAGGTCCGGCGCC
The genomic region above belongs to Thermodesulfobacteriota bacterium and contains:
- a CDS encoding ATP-binding protein gives rise to the protein MLLEFSVANFRSFWQTQALQMTAGPGRELRESNCFSSQVPGVPNLLRSVVLYGPNAGGKSNLIRAMDFMKQFVLGSAKEGQEGEPIPVQPFLFHPEASSRASEVQVLVIQDGVRYQYGFAATRERVTAEWLLAFPGGRPQRWLDRRYDPATGKESWHLGNKLTGPKRLWQEATRPNALFLSTAVQLNALALKPLFHWFRELAVIPHGVLVDPVFSIEQCQDEAIRQRVVAFLNAADLSIADVRLEKRPFSPEDLPADLPADLREQVRQELEGKKLVRVQLLHPVPGGHGTVSLPLGEESDGTRKLFAYAGPWLDILASGRIAFVDELDNSLHPAIVRFLLRRLHDPAAGSQGGQVIFSSHDTSILDPEVLRRDQIWFVERDAASASCLRPLSDFSPRKGEALQKGYLRGRYGGLPYLSEIPA
- a CDS encoding prevent-host-death protein → MHLVSAQEIKRRGIAAVDDLLATGDVHVIRNNRLQYVVLSEDRYQELLAAEEEACQARLRASLEDYQAGRTTRGTAEALSKALDLED
- a CDS encoding transglutaminase-like domain-containing protein, yielding MRPARRLLLGLVLLACTGCAGLYFQPATTPAAPARPDLAHWPYREYWCGLVFNGARIGFSHLAMAPAAEPGLYEIRSEMALAFRLLMLDKRITLKAQDLVRPDLSLVSFHYDFNLDGHTLIQDGLLEGDTLTVRVESGAGVEEERHPAPAALYPASGTYLYPLLHDLVPGRVYEFAAYHAEARTVATVRQEIFGWETSELFFGQACRIRTQALGQSVETWLDTQGRPQLELALGGVLIAGLEDEAVARRYLAEAALSKAEAFIDFSLIRTEPPIPQPRATTELEMLVTGLPATLTLPSDSTQTCTPEAAAVRCRLRRPAARPCRPASPDTWPEEARWALFPTNAAPNSHPAIQALAREVAGSETDPCRQIDRLLAWIASHIAREPVDVFSALDVLAGGKAECQGHALLFAALARALDIPCRVVNGITYSEDFAGFLYHTWTEVFLDSSWQPVDPTFGQPVADATHLKLLAGETIKELAPLVDVVGRIQVEVKGQEGRE
- a CDS encoding DUF202 domain-containing protein is translated as MSDLHDPRVFFAAERTLLAWNRTSLTLMAFGFVIERSGLYMHVAAPDRPSPLERDVSIGVGIAFVALGLVAAVLSIVQYRRVLKTLQPAEIPAGYRPCFGVAVNALVAALGIGLMGYLLMTAR